A region of the Fusobacterium simiae genome:
TAGAGTTATTAGAAGCAATATCACCTTCAGTCATTTTCTTCATTATTAACTCTACTATTTCTTCTATATTATTTACTTCAAATTCCATAAATTCTCCTCTCAATTAAATAGTTTCAAAAGCATTTACACAGGCTTTTGCTATTTCCATATCTTCTTGAGCACTTCCTCCACTTACTCCAACTGCTCCAACTATTTTTCCATCAATTTTTAAAAGCATGCCTCCACCAAAAACTATATATTTAGGATCTGATTGTAATCCATAGAACATAGCCCCTGGTTGAACTAATGCTGTTAAATCTTCTGTATTTAACTTTAATGCAGCAGCAGTATAAGCCTTTTTATATGCAACTTCAATACTTACTAATATTGCATTATCCATTCTTTCTTCTATTATTAAATTACCTTCTGAATTTACAACAGCAAAGACAGCTGAAAGATTCATTTCTTTTGCTTTCTTTTCCCCTGCTCTAATAATTTTTCTAGCTTTTTCCAGAGATAAATTGTTATCTATATTAATTGAAGATAATTTTTCTGATACAAGCTCTATAACATATTTAACTGTCGCTCTTTCCTGTATAAATTTATACATAATATGAGAAAAATCATGACTCTTATTTATGTAATTTATTAATTCTGTTTTGATTTCTCTATGTTTGGCAAGTAACATAAACCTTCTTTGAATCTTTTTAATGATTGTATATAAAAGATAAGCTATAAAAACTTCTTCATTTTCTTCAGGAATTTTATATTCATCATTTAAAGAAAGGATATTAGAATATTTTAGAACACAGTTTTCAATATTTTTAGTTTCAAAAGATATATTTTTTTTATCTTTTATAAGTAAAAATTTTTTAGAAAGTTCTTTTAATATATTTGAAAAATCTTGATTATCTATAAATTTAT
Encoded here:
- a CDS encoding GlcG/HbpS family heme-binding protein, with translation MDINLIKGYIEKFDFDENIIFNTDINTNLEKSIFNNIDEAIELIKKLNKFIDNQDFSNILKELSKKFLLIKDKKNISFETKNIENCVLKYSNILSLNDEYKIPEENEEVFIAYLLYTIIKKIQRRFMLLAKHREIKTELINYINKSHDFSHIMYKFIQERATVKYVIELVSEKLSSINIDNNLSLEKARKIIRAGEKKAKEMNLSAVFAVVNSEGNLIIEERMDNAILVSIEVAYKKAYTAAALKLNTEDLTALVQPGAMFYGLQSDPKYIVFGGGMLLKIDGKIVGAVGVSGGSAQEDMEIAKACVNAFETI